One Polaribacter sp. SA4-12 genomic window carries:
- a CDS encoding glycosyltransferase has translation MKLAIVTAYPPSKVTLNEYAYHLVKSFRQNEKVTELILLTDETPEGKDINFTENGCKITVKECWKFNSYTNIINVTKAINKTKPDAILFNLQFMKFGDKKLAAALGLALPMVCRAKKIPTIVLLHNILEQVDLESAGFTSNKLAQKIYNFIGTTLTKLILRADLVTVTMDKYVTTLEDKYKVDNVKMIPHGTFEIPANPSQELPEGPLKVMTFGKFGTYKKVESMIEAVEIVRKETGLDLEIVIAGTDNPNVPGYLANAKETYKNVPQLTFTGYVEEVEVEPLFTESAVVVFPYTSTTGSSGVLHQAGSYGRAVVMPNLGDLATLIEDEGYRGEFFEPESVASLANAIKAIVTNDAYRIQLGEANYKAATAFPMERITGIYLDEFTKIINKKK, from the coding sequence ATGAAATTAGCCATCGTAACAGCATATCCACCAAGTAAAGTAACTTTAAACGAATACGCATATCACTTAGTAAAAAGTTTTAGACAAAACGAAAAAGTGACAGAGTTAATCTTACTTACTGATGAAACTCCAGAAGGAAAAGATATTAACTTTACAGAGAATGGATGTAAAATTACAGTGAAAGAATGTTGGAAGTTTAATAGCTATACAAACATTATAAATGTTACGAAAGCGATCAACAAAACAAAACCAGACGCAATATTGTTTAATTTACAATTTATGAAGTTTGGTGATAAAAAATTAGCAGCAGCTTTAGGTTTGGCTTTACCAATGGTTTGTAGAGCTAAAAAAATACCAACAATCGTTTTATTGCATAATATTTTAGAACAAGTAGATTTAGAAAGTGCAGGTTTTACATCAAATAAATTAGCACAAAAAATATATAACTTTATCGGTACAACTTTAACGAAGCTAATTTTAAGAGCAGATCTTGTTACAGTAACTATGGATAAATATGTAACAACTTTAGAAGATAAATATAAAGTTGATAATGTTAAGATGATTCCTCATGGTACTTTCGAAATACCAGCGAATCCATCACAAGAATTACCAGAAGGACCTTTAAAAGTTATGACTTTTGGTAAATTTGGAACTTACAAAAAAGTGGAATCTATGATTGAAGCTGTAGAAATTGTAAGAAAAGAAACGGGCTTAGATTTAGAGATTGTAATTGCAGGAACTGACAACCCAAATGTACCAGGTTATTTAGCGAATGCTAAAGAAACATATAAAAATGTACCACAACTTACTTTTACAGGATATGTAGAAGAAGTAGAAGTAGAGCCTTTATTTACAGAAAGTGCTGTAGTTGTTTTCCCTTATACTTCTACAACAGGAAGTTCTGGAGTATTACACCAAGCCGGAAGTTATGGTAGAGCAGTAGTAATGCCAAACTTAGGAGATTTAGCAACTTTAATTGAAGATGAAGGGTATAGAGGTGAGTTTTTTGAACCAGAAAGTGTAGCTAGTTTGGCAAATGCAATTAAAGCAATTGTTACTAATGATGCCTATAGAATTCAATTAGGTGAAGCTAATTATAAAGCTGCAACAGCTTTTCCTATGGAAAGAATTACAGGTATTTACTTAGACGAGTTTACTAAAATTATTAATAAAAAGAAATAA